The following proteins come from a genomic window of Acinonyx jubatus isolate Ajub_Pintada_27869175 chromosome C1, VMU_Ajub_asm_v1.0, whole genome shotgun sequence:
- the PPIH gene encoding peptidyl-prolyl cis-trans isomerase H isoform X2, which translates to MAVANSSPVNPVVFFDVSIGGQEVGRMKIELFADVVPKTAENFRQFCTGEFRKDGVPIGYKGSTFHRVIKDFMIQGGDFVNGDGTGVASIYRGPFADENFKLRHSAPGLLSMANSGPSTNGCQFFITCSKCDWLDGKHVVFGKIIDGLLVMRKIEAFPCSG; encoded by the exons ATGGCGGTGGCAAATTCAAGCCCTGTCAATCCTGTGGTGTTCTTTGATGTCAGCATTGGCGGCCAG GAAGTTGGCCGCATGAAGATCGAGCTCTTTGCCGACGTTGTGCCTAAAACGGCCGAAAATTTTAG acaGTTCTGCACTGGAGAATTCAG AAAAGATGGGGTTCCAATAGGATACAAAGGGAGCACCTTCCACAG GGTCATAAAGGATTTCATGATTCAGGGTGGGGATTTTGTTAAT gGAGATGGTACTGGAGTCGCCAGTATTTACCGGGGGCCATTTgcagatgaaaattttaaacttagGCACTCCGCTCCAGGCCTGCTGTCCATG GCAAACAGTGGTCCCAGTACAAATGGCTGCCAGTTCTTCATCACCTGCTCTAAATGTGATTGGCTGGATGGGAAGCACGTAGTATTTG GAAAAATCATTGATGGACTTCTAGTGATGCGAAAGATTGAG